One genomic region from Leifsonia poae encodes:
- a CDS encoding DUF2510 domain-containing protein has translation MAEAGWYPDPGVTGRARYWDGSQWTERVSVVQTPVETEVVPFAPPAYATDPTPGLDAAASPKNTKATVALVLGAVSLLINPFCALSILAIVNGVSARSQAARLRAAGYPPAGGVAAAWGIALGVIGTIGFVVIVANSFNQFN, from the coding sequence ATGGCAGAGGCAGGATGGTACCCGGATCCGGGCGTGACCGGCCGGGCGCGCTATTGGGACGGTTCGCAGTGGACCGAGCGGGTCTCGGTCGTGCAGACCCCGGTCGAGACCGAGGTCGTTCCGTTCGCTCCGCCGGCGTACGCCACCGACCCGACGCCGGGTCTCGACGCAGCCGCGTCGCCCAAGAACACCAAGGCGACCGTGGCCCTGGTGCTCGGTGCCGTCTCGTTGCTGATCAACCCGTTCTGCGCTCTCTCGATCCTGGCGATCGTGAACGGAGTATCTGCTCGGTCGCAGGCGGCGCGTCTGCGCGCGGCCGGATATCCGCCCGCGGGCGGGGTGGCGGCCGCCTGGGGGATCGCGCTCGGGGTCATCGGCACGATCGGGTTCGTCGTCATCGTGGCGAACTCGTTCAACCAGTTCAACTGA
- a CDS encoding 5'-3' exonuclease, whose translation MTGPVMLLDTASLYYRAFYGVPDTVRTPDGRPVNAVRGLLDIIARLVTEFEPDALVACWDDAWRPRWRVELIPSYKLHRVAEFVPNGVDVEEAPDDLVQQVPMVRQALETFGVTVLGAADHEADDVIGSLAAQATGAVDIVTGDRDLFQLVDDARRARVIYTARGMSHLEVLTDDVVQAKYGIAPQQYADFAVLRGDASDGLPGVAGVGEKTAAGLLREFGDLRGVITAAADASTALAAGLRAKIVAAADYLAVAPRVVEVVRDLDLGEVDARIRPLTVEQRAAIDRLSEEWGLGGSAERALRALSARAAPLTD comes from the coding sequence GTGACCGGGCCAGTGATGCTCCTCGACACCGCGTCGTTGTACTACCGGGCGTTCTACGGAGTGCCCGACACCGTCCGCACGCCCGACGGCCGGCCGGTCAACGCCGTGCGCGGGCTCCTCGACATCATCGCCCGGCTCGTGACCGAGTTCGAACCCGACGCGCTCGTGGCGTGCTGGGACGATGCGTGGCGGCCCCGCTGGCGGGTGGAACTCATCCCGAGCTACAAGCTGCATCGGGTGGCGGAGTTCGTGCCGAACGGGGTGGACGTCGAGGAGGCGCCCGACGACCTGGTGCAGCAGGTTCCGATGGTGCGGCAGGCGCTCGAGACGTTCGGTGTGACCGTGCTCGGTGCCGCGGACCACGAGGCCGACGATGTGATCGGTTCTCTCGCGGCCCAGGCCACCGGCGCGGTGGATATCGTCACAGGCGACCGCGACCTGTTCCAGCTGGTAGACGATGCGCGGCGGGCACGCGTGATCTACACCGCCCGCGGCATGAGCCACCTGGAGGTTCTGACCGACGACGTCGTGCAGGCCAAGTACGGGATCGCGCCGCAGCAGTACGCCGATTTCGCCGTGCTGCGCGGGGATGCGTCCGACGGGCTCCCGGGTGTCGCGGGCGTCGGCGAGAAGACGGCGGCGGGCCTGCTGCGCGAGTTCGGCGATCTGCGCGGAGTGATCACGGCGGCGGCGGATGCGTCGACGGCGCTCGCGGCCGGCTTGCGTGCGAAGATCGTCGCCGCCGCAGACTACCTCGCTGTGGCGCCCCGCGTGGTCGAGGTGGTGCGCGACCTCGATCTCGGCGAGGTGGATGCGCGCATCCGCCCGCTCACGGTCGAGCAGCGCGCTGCCATCGACCGGCTCAGCGAGGAGTGGGGTCTCGGCGGCTCCGCTGAGCGGGCACTCCGCGCCCTCAGCGCCCGCGCCGCCCCCCTGACCGACTGA
- a CDS encoding OsmC family protein, whose translation MTLIDTSSAGELAAERATRLTDAGSAWNDRIAADQKNAHLTYRVRGVGEGSVASRITAGKHEFLVDEPAALAGDDLGASPVEFALGALISCQIVVYRLYAQALGIVVDDISIDAEGDLDARRLFGIDETVRAGFGAVRLNISITGPESEERYQELRAAVDAHCPVLDLFANPTPVEVTVTKA comes from the coding sequence ATGACCCTCATCGACACCTCTTCGGCCGGCGAGCTCGCCGCCGAGCGCGCCACCCGACTCACCGACGCCGGGTCGGCCTGGAACGACCGCATCGCGGCCGATCAGAAGAACGCCCACCTCACCTACCGCGTGCGCGGTGTGGGCGAAGGCTCCGTCGCCTCGCGCATCACCGCGGGCAAGCACGAGTTCCTCGTGGACGAGCCGGCCGCGCTCGCCGGTGACGACCTCGGGGCGAGCCCGGTCGAGTTCGCACTGGGCGCGCTCATCTCGTGCCAGATCGTGGTCTACCGGCTGTATGCCCAGGCGCTCGGCATCGTGGTCGACGACATCAGCATCGACGCGGAGGGCGACCTCGACGCGCGCCGGCTGTTCGGCATCGACGAGACCGTGCGGGCCGGATTCGGCGCGGTGCGGCTGAACATCAGCATCACCGGCCCCGAGTCGGAGGAGCGCTACCAGGAGCTGCGGGCAGCGGTCGACGCCCACTGCCCGGTGCTCGACCTCTTCGCCAATCCGACGCCGGTCGAGGTCACCGTCACGAAGGCCTGA
- a CDS encoding GAF and ANTAR domain-containing protein: MTALTRQERLVDTFATLADTLVVGYDVVDLLQTLVERCREVLDVTAAGILLADGNGELDVVASTSEAVRLVELMQLSAAAGPCVDCFTSGQIVSLPDIDGSPPRWERFRASALEQGFASAFAVPLRLRETTIGTLNLLREQRGELGEADVRAAQALADVATIGILHERMLRESDAVREQLQGALNSRVVIEQAKGVLAHTHRISLEEAFDILRSYSRSRSLRLADVARAVVQLELTI; encoded by the coding sequence ATGACGGCGCTGACACGGCAGGAAAGACTCGTCGACACCTTCGCCACCCTCGCCGACACCCTCGTGGTCGGGTACGACGTGGTCGACCTGCTGCAGACCCTGGTGGAGCGGTGCCGGGAGGTGCTCGACGTGACCGCCGCCGGAATCTTGCTGGCGGACGGCAACGGAGAACTGGATGTCGTCGCCTCCACGAGCGAAGCGGTGCGGCTGGTCGAGCTGATGCAGCTGAGCGCCGCCGCCGGCCCCTGCGTCGACTGCTTCACCTCGGGGCAGATCGTGTCGCTGCCCGACATCGACGGCAGCCCGCCGCGGTGGGAGCGTTTTCGCGCGAGCGCGCTCGAACAGGGTTTCGCCTCGGCTTTCGCGGTGCCGCTGCGCCTGCGGGAGACCACCATCGGCACGTTGAACCTGCTGCGGGAGCAGCGGGGCGAGCTCGGCGAGGCGGATGTGCGCGCGGCCCAGGCGCTCGCCGATGTGGCGACCATCGGCATCCTGCACGAACGGATGCTGCGCGAAAGCGATGCGGTGCGCGAGCAGTTGCAGGGAGCATTGAACTCCCGAGTGGTGATCGAGCAGGCGAAGGGCGTTCTCGCGCATACGCACCGGATCTCGCTCGAGGAGGCGTTCGACATCCTGCGCTCGTACAGTCGCAGCCGGTCATTGCGGCTGGCCGATGTGGCGCGGGCCGTCGTGCAGCTCGAGTTGACGATCTGA
- a CDS encoding GAF and ANTAR domain-containing protein: MADDYAQTLAALAGQPGRESELSGPLSELLAVSGVAISTLGAVLGSATVSASDRQAARIDELQFDLGEGPCWDALRTARPVFEPDVRHRPQQLWPAFSPAIADDEVGAIFAFPLLLGPLRLGALDLYTVKPCTLSEVSIQRSLVCAEIISRALLRRALRDPDADDADETDPFSRRLVHQATGMVIAQARVSPEDAHLLIQGRAYATGRTMRDVAVDLVERRFSFSLDKDGIGDSL; encoded by the coding sequence ATGGCTGACGACTATGCCCAGACTCTCGCAGCGCTCGCGGGGCAACCGGGGCGCGAATCGGAACTCAGCGGACCGCTCAGCGAGCTGCTCGCGGTGAGCGGCGTCGCGATCTCCACGCTGGGTGCCGTGCTCGGCTCGGCGACGGTGTCGGCCAGCGACCGTCAAGCGGCGCGCATCGACGAGCTGCAGTTCGACCTCGGTGAAGGTCCGTGCTGGGATGCGCTCCGAACGGCCCGACCCGTGTTCGAACCGGATGTCCGCCACCGGCCGCAGCAGCTCTGGCCGGCCTTCTCGCCGGCCATCGCCGACGACGAGGTCGGCGCGATCTTCGCGTTCCCGCTGCTCCTCGGCCCGCTCCGACTGGGGGCGCTCGACCTTTACACGGTGAAGCCGTGCACGCTGAGCGAGGTGAGCATCCAACGGTCGCTCGTCTGCGCCGAGATCATCAGCCGCGCCCTGCTGCGACGCGCCCTGCGTGATCCCGATGCCGACGACGCGGACGAGACCGACCCGTTCTCGCGGCGCCTGGTGCACCAGGCGACCGGAATGGTGATCGCCCAGGCACGTGTCTCGCCGGAAGACGCCCATCTGCTCATCCAGGGGCGCGCATACGCGACCGGTCGAACGATGCGCGATGTGGCGGTCGACCTGGTGGAGAGGCGGTTCAGCTTCTCACTGGACAAAGACGGAATCGGGGACTCGCTATGA
- a CDS encoding HAD family hydrolase has translation MNDARAPKKPLLVLDFDGTVCIGDAPVWAYAEAVIASILDDASGSSVDLDAPLRARLGAFLDGEPGSPAYIDGYAAVAALAAGHASEELLQRAYRTSRRALADGTVAVSAPDGLAAFLNALGERVERVLVTNAPLDGVQETLSAIGLADSIDRIVTDAGKPAGWATALPELLAGRLPAELLSVGDIWGNDLEQPLAAGCVTALIDRFGHRAGPAHLTASDFPGLYDGIRAWSADPVGFAEAHRPTASSTLTA, from the coding sequence GTGAACGACGCACGTGCCCCGAAGAAGCCCCTCCTCGTCCTCGACTTCGACGGGACGGTGTGCATCGGCGATGCCCCGGTGTGGGCGTATGCGGAGGCCGTGATCGCGAGCATCCTCGACGACGCGTCCGGCTCATCCGTCGACCTCGACGCGCCGCTGCGGGCACGCCTGGGCGCCTTCCTCGACGGCGAGCCAGGATCTCCCGCCTACATCGACGGGTATGCGGCCGTCGCGGCGCTCGCCGCCGGCCACGCCAGCGAAGAGCTGCTGCAGCGGGCGTATCGAACGAGCCGACGGGCGCTCGCCGACGGGACGGTCGCCGTCTCGGCCCCCGACGGACTCGCCGCTTTTCTGAACGCGCTGGGGGAGCGGGTCGAACGCGTGCTCGTCACCAACGCTCCGCTCGACGGCGTGCAGGAGACACTGTCGGCGATCGGGCTCGCCGACAGCATCGACCGCATCGTGACAGACGCGGGAAAGCCCGCCGGATGGGCCACCGCGCTGCCCGAATTGCTTGCCGGCCGCCTGCCCGCCGAGCTGCTCTCCGTCGGCGACATCTGGGGCAACGACCTCGAGCAGCCACTGGCGGCCGGATGCGTCACCGCCCTGATCGACCGGTTCGGCCACCGCGCGGGGCCCGCCCACCTGACCGCGTCGGACTTCCCCGGGCTGTACGACGGCATCCGCGCCTGGTCTGCCGACCCGGTCGGCTTCGCCGAGGCCCACCGGCCGACGGCCTCCTCCACACTGACCGCTTGA
- a CDS encoding APC family permease, with protein MAIDDPIRTDGIADGGAPAAPKKSLRGNLGVASIVFMVVAAASPLGVIGGPVPLGIAIGNGSGFPATFIVATVVLLLFAIGFTTMTPFVPSAGAFYSYVHKGLGRSAGLGTGFAALLSYLTLEAAVYGLLGPGVNALLGSYGVPSVPWWIYAAVAFVVVLFLGYRNIELSGRVLGVLLIAEVAIVVVLDAVIVFSGGGPEGLSTGIVTPSAILSGAPGLGILFAILSFIGFEATAVFRDEARDPDRTIPRATYLSLVLIGVFYAVSSWALISAVGDSTVVKTATDHGGTLLADVTQRYLGTVGEHIIQVLFVTSLFACILSFHNIVSRYLFTLSGKNVLPERLSIPHPRFGSPHRASVATGAVVAVLLIVAAITGLDPINQFYTWLAGFSSVGVVLLLVVTSVSVLVFFARRRQPASRWKTIVAPVLGLAGLLFFLVLILLNLPTLVGGSLPLAIGIVALLLIAFGLGPVVARTRKKIDLD; from the coding sequence ATGGCCATCGACGACCCCATCCGCACCGACGGTATTGCTGACGGCGGCGCTCCCGCCGCCCCGAAGAAGTCGCTGCGCGGCAACCTCGGCGTCGCCAGCATCGTATTCATGGTGGTGGCCGCCGCCTCCCCGCTCGGGGTGATCGGCGGACCGGTTCCGCTCGGCATCGCGATCGGCAACGGCTCGGGGTTCCCCGCGACGTTCATCGTGGCCACCGTCGTGCTGCTGCTGTTCGCGATCGGTTTCACCACCATGACGCCGTTCGTCCCCTCGGCCGGCGCGTTCTACTCCTATGTGCACAAGGGGCTCGGGCGCAGCGCCGGGCTGGGAACCGGGTTCGCCGCCCTGCTCTCGTATCTCACCCTTGAGGCCGCGGTGTACGGACTCCTCGGCCCGGGTGTCAACGCGCTCCTCGGCTCCTACGGCGTGCCGAGCGTTCCGTGGTGGATCTATGCGGCCGTCGCGTTCGTCGTGGTGCTCTTCCTCGGCTACCGCAACATCGAGCTCTCCGGTCGCGTTCTCGGCGTTCTGCTGATCGCCGAAGTGGCGATCGTGGTCGTGCTCGACGCGGTGATCGTGTTCTCCGGCGGCGGGCCGGAAGGGCTCTCCACCGGAATCGTCACACCGTCGGCGATCCTCTCGGGCGCTCCGGGGCTCGGCATCCTGTTCGCGATCCTCAGCTTCATCGGGTTCGAGGCCACCGCCGTCTTCCGCGACGAAGCACGCGACCCCGACCGCACGATCCCGCGCGCCACCTACCTGTCGCTCGTGCTGATCGGCGTCTTCTACGCGGTGTCGAGCTGGGCCCTGATCAGCGCCGTCGGTGACAGCACGGTCGTCAAGACGGCCACCGACCACGGCGGCACCCTGCTGGCGGATGTGACCCAGCGCTACCTCGGAACGGTCGGCGAGCACATCATCCAGGTGCTCTTCGTCACAAGCCTGTTCGCGTGCATCCTGTCGTTCCACAACATCGTCTCGCGCTACCTCTTCACCCTGTCGGGCAAGAATGTGCTGCCGGAGCGCCTGTCGATCCCGCACCCGCGTTTCGGATCCCCGCACCGCGCCTCGGTGGCCACCGGCGCCGTCGTTGCCGTGCTGCTCATCGTCGCGGCGATCACCGGGCTCGACCCGATCAACCAGTTCTACACGTGGCTCGCTGGGTTCTCGTCTGTGGGCGTGGTGCTGCTGCTGGTCGTGACAAGCGTGTCGGTGCTGGTCTTCTTCGCCCGTCGTCGCCAGCCGGCGAGCCGCTGGAAGACGATCGTCGCGCCCGTGCTCGGGCTGGCCGGCCTGCTCTTCTTCCTCGTGCTGATCCTGCTCAACCTGCCCACGCTCGTGGGCGGCAGTCTGCCGCTCGCGATCGGCATCGTGGCCCTCCTGCTCATCGCCTTCGGCCTCGGCCCCGTCGTCGCCCGCACCCGCAAAAAGATCGACCTCGACTAA
- a CDS encoding formylglycine-generating enzyme family protein, which yields MAESTMVRIPGGTFSMGSTAFYPEEGPVHAVSVAPFELDAHPVTNDEFACFVADTGYLTVAERELDPADFPGAAADDLVPGGLVFAATAGPVDLGDWRQWWRWGAGANWRHPFGPDSTLTGKGAHPVVQVSFEDASSYAVWAGKRLPTEAEWEYAARGGGDDTLPYAWGAEPRRDGQLMANTWQGRFPYLNTGADSWVGTSPVGSFALNGFGLSDMIGNVWEWTSTYYAQRHVVDGVGVPTPAGSVDLLGSGQPASGEACGCGCSPDADARGASAEPGSSIPRRALKGGSHLCAPEYCLRYRPAARSPQAEDTATTHIGFRCAR from the coding sequence ATGGCGGAATCGACGATGGTCCGCATTCCGGGAGGAACGTTCTCGATGGGCTCGACGGCGTTCTACCCGGAGGAGGGGCCGGTGCACGCAGTGTCGGTGGCGCCGTTCGAGCTGGACGCGCATCCGGTGACCAACGACGAGTTCGCGTGTTTCGTCGCCGACACCGGTTATCTGACGGTGGCCGAGCGTGAGCTCGATCCGGCCGACTTCCCCGGTGCTGCGGCGGACGACCTGGTTCCGGGCGGGCTGGTGTTCGCCGCGACGGCGGGGCCGGTCGACCTGGGGGATTGGCGGCAGTGGTGGCGGTGGGGTGCGGGTGCGAACTGGCGGCACCCGTTCGGCCCCGACTCGACGCTCACGGGCAAGGGCGCGCATCCGGTGGTGCAGGTGTCATTCGAGGACGCGAGCAGCTACGCGGTCTGGGCCGGAAAACGGCTGCCCACCGAGGCGGAGTGGGAGTATGCCGCCCGGGGCGGGGGCGACGACACGCTGCCATACGCGTGGGGTGCCGAACCGCGCCGCGACGGACAGCTGATGGCGAACACCTGGCAGGGCCGGTTCCCCTACCTGAACACGGGGGCGGACAGCTGGGTGGGAACCTCCCCTGTCGGGAGCTTCGCGCTGAACGGGTTCGGACTCTCCGACATGATCGGGAATGTGTGGGAGTGGACCTCGACCTACTACGCTCAGCGGCACGTCGTCGACGGCGTCGGCGTGCCCACGCCCGCCGGCAGCGTCGACCTGCTCGGGTCGGGACAACCCGCGAGCGGCGAGGCCTGCGGATGCGGGTGCAGCCCCGACGCCGACGCCCGAGGGGCGAGCGCGGAGCCGGGGTCGAGCATCCCCCGCCGTGCGCTCAAAGGCGGTTCGCACCTTTGTGCGCCGGAGTACTGCCTGCGCTACCGGCCGGCGGCCCGCTCGCCGCAGGCGGAGGACACGGCCACCACCCACATCGGTTTCCGCTGCGCGCGGTGA
- the phnD gene encoding phosphate/phosphite/phosphonate ABC transporter substrate-binding protein — MKLRKIAVAGASGVALLTSLALSGCGVQQQTDAGSTSTAGAGSSVCTGTSDESAKAPTQLTLALVPSGDASKLVETVKPLEDALTKRLGIPVKGVITQDYQAAVEAIGSNQAQIGMLPSLQMSQACDKYGAVPALQTQRAGKSSYAAQFFTNDPKKYCSDTPVAGANGMLYCNGTEKGAGPAGLDSIKKIKGATVSLLQAASPAGYIFPVAAMKKAGINVDSDIKTVQVTANDASVLAVYNGDAEVGTSYWDARSVVKADTPDVGEKVVVFALTDEIPNDGASISSKLSKAWQTKIADAMKDYAGTPEGVKALTAIYQITGLVDANPESLKKTQEAAASIGLG; from the coding sequence ATGAAACTCAGAAAGATCGCCGTCGCGGGCGCCTCCGGCGTCGCGCTCCTCACCTCGCTCGCTCTCAGCGGCTGCGGTGTGCAGCAGCAGACCGACGCCGGCTCCACCAGCACCGCCGGTGCCGGCTCCTCGGTGTGCACGGGCACCTCCGACGAATCCGCCAAAGCCCCGACGCAGCTCACCCTCGCGCTCGTCCCCTCGGGCGACGCGAGCAAGCTCGTCGAGACGGTCAAGCCGCTCGAAGACGCGCTCACCAAGCGACTGGGCATCCCGGTCAAGGGCGTCATCACGCAGGACTACCAGGCCGCGGTCGAGGCCATCGGTAGCAACCAGGCGCAGATCGGCATGCTGCCGAGCCTGCAGATGAGCCAGGCCTGCGACAAGTACGGCGCGGTTCCCGCCTTGCAGACCCAGCGCGCGGGCAAGAGCTCGTATGCGGCCCAGTTCTTCACCAACGACCCCAAGAAGTACTGCTCCGACACCCCGGTCGCCGGCGCCAACGGCATGCTCTACTGCAACGGCACCGAGAAGGGCGCCGGCCCCGCCGGGCTCGACAGCATCAAGAAGATCAAGGGCGCGACCGTCTCGCTGCTGCAGGCGGCCTCGCCGGCCGGCTACATCTTCCCCGTCGCCGCGATGAAGAAGGCCGGCATCAACGTCGACTCCGACATCAAGACCGTGCAGGTCACCGCGAACGACGCCAGCGTGCTCGCCGTCTACAACGGCGACGCCGAGGTCGGCACGAGCTACTGGGATGCGCGCAGCGTCGTGAAAGCCGACACTCCCGACGTGGGCGAGAAAGTCGTCGTGTTCGCCCTGACCGACGAGATCCCGAACGATGGCGCCTCCATCAGCAGCAAGCTGAGCAAGGCATGGCAGACCAAGATCGCGGATGCCATGAAGGACTACGCCGGCACACCGGAGGGCGTGAAAGCGCTCACCGCCATCTACCAGATCACCGGTCTCGTCGACGCGAACCCGGAGAGCCTGAAGAAGACGCAGGAGGCCGCCGCCTCCATCGGGCTCGGCTGA
- a CDS encoding zinc-binding dehydrogenase, whose amino-acid sequence MGGRKPVPLTTEQQSLRTESYEVVLDLLAKGEFQVDIGRTFPLAEAADAHRLIETAHPAGKPLLIP is encoded by the coding sequence GTGGGCGGGCGGAAACCCGTGCCGCTCACCACCGAACAGCAGTCGCTGCGCACGGAGTCCTACGAGGTGGTGCTCGACCTCCTGGCGAAGGGCGAGTTCCAGGTCGACATCGGGCGCACCTTCCCGCTTGCGGAGGCCGCCGACGCCCACCGCCTCATCGAGACCGCGCACCCAGCGGGCAAACCGCTCCTCATCCCTTGA
- a CDS encoding SfnB family sulfur acquisition oxidoreductase, with translation MTAPSAALARARTITTDDEAREVARAFAETVRPHAARIDAERRIPLEVVDAFSETGLWAITIPREYGGAEVSHATLADVIATVSAVEPSLGQIPQNHFCLVEDIRLSGTPEQKAFFFELVLGGARFANAFSEAGGKNVAQIQTTLRPDADDPGTVVVSGRKFYSTGSAYAHWIPVLAVDEEGLEKLVFTERDSAGLTVVDDWSAFGQRATSSGTVVLDGLRVPAERVFPMHQEYEVPTIAGPFAQLTTAAVDLGIARGAIVETHTAVRGARPWIDSGVDSATEDPLTLERVGRLDIDLAAAEALTEKAGAALDAAKPTPDAQNVAAASIAVARAKVLTTELSLEASSRLLELGGTRSALGEKALDRYWRNARVHTLHDPVRWKYAIIGDYALNGTLPARHSWI, from the coding sequence ATGACCGCACCCTCCGCCGCCCTCGCGCGCGCACGAACCATCACCACCGACGATGAGGCGAGGGAGGTGGCCCGGGCGTTCGCAGAGACGGTGCGGCCGCACGCTGCCCGCATCGACGCTGAGCGCCGCATCCCCCTCGAGGTCGTCGACGCGTTCAGCGAGACCGGACTGTGGGCGATCACGATTCCGCGCGAGTACGGCGGGGCCGAGGTCTCCCACGCCACGCTGGCGGATGTCATCGCCACTGTGTCGGCCGTCGAGCCGTCGCTCGGCCAGATTCCGCAGAACCATTTCTGTCTTGTCGAAGACATCCGGCTCTCGGGAACCCCCGAACAGAAGGCCTTCTTCTTCGAGCTGGTGCTGGGCGGGGCGCGCTTCGCCAACGCCTTCTCTGAGGCCGGCGGCAAGAACGTCGCCCAGATCCAGACGACGCTGCGACCGGATGCCGACGACCCCGGCACCGTCGTCGTCTCCGGCCGCAAGTTCTATTCGACCGGCTCCGCCTACGCCCACTGGATCCCCGTGCTGGCCGTCGACGAGGAGGGTCTCGAGAAGCTGGTCTTCACGGAGCGCGACAGCGCCGGGCTGACGGTCGTCGACGATTGGTCCGCATTCGGCCAGCGGGCGACCTCGAGCGGAACGGTCGTGCTCGACGGGTTGCGCGTGCCGGCCGAGCGGGTGTTCCCGATGCACCAGGAGTACGAGGTGCCGACGATCGCCGGTCCGTTCGCGCAACTCACCACGGCGGCCGTCGATCTGGGGATCGCCCGCGGCGCCATCGTGGAGACGCACACGGCGGTGCGCGGCGCCCGGCCGTGGATCGACAGCGGCGTCGACAGTGCGACGGAAGATCCGCTCACCCTCGAGCGGGTCGGCCGGCTCGACATCGATCTGGCCGCCGCCGAAGCCCTCACCGAGAAGGCCGGCGCGGCACTGGATGCGGCGAAGCCCACACCGGATGCACAGAACGTGGCCGCCGCCTCCATCGCCGTCGCCCGGGCGAAGGTCCTCACCACCGAACTGTCACTGGAGGCGTCGAGCCGCCTGCTCGAACTGGGCGGAACCCGGTCCGCGCTCGGCGAGAAAGCGCTCGACCGATACTGGCGCAATGCGCGCGTGCACACCCTGCACGACCCGGTGCGCTGGAAGTACGCGATCATCGGCGACTACGCGCTCAACGGCACGCTCCCCGCCCGACACTCCTGGATCTGA
- a CDS encoding LLM class flavin-dependent oxidoreductase encodes MTANIRLNAFTMNSVGHLSPGLWRHPRDESRRYLDLDYWVQLAQTLERGLIDAVFIADVLGVYDVYGGSRDAALSGGVQVPVNDPLQLVPAMAAATEHLGFGITASVSFEHPYPFARRMSTLDHLTKGRVGWNIVTSYLNSGALNLGVSGQEAHDRRYDIAEEYLEVAYKLWEKSWDEDAVVADAATGVYADPDRVHPVAHEGEFFRVPGIHLSEPSPQRTPFLYQAGASSRGMAFAARHAENIFVAAPSRRVLAGQVAALRDAVTATGRNTDDVTVINQQTVIVAETDALAQKRLDEYLEVASGVGALTLMSGWTGIDFSAIDPDAVLRDQESNAIQSVVKAFTAADPDRAWTIREIAEYARIGGDGPVIVGSPETVADALEDWVDTTGVGGFNLAAAAVPETFEAVVDLLVPELQKRGRYQTEYTPGTLRNKLVGHGDRVDRSHPAATVTLPGS; translated from the coding sequence ATGACCGCGAACATCCGCCTGAACGCCTTCACCATGAACAGTGTCGGCCACCTCTCCCCCGGCCTCTGGCGCCACCCCCGTGACGAGTCCCGCCGCTACCTCGACCTCGACTATTGGGTGCAGCTGGCCCAGACGCTGGAGCGCGGACTCATCGACGCCGTGTTCATCGCCGACGTCCTGGGCGTCTACGACGTCTACGGCGGCAGCCGGGATGCGGCCCTCTCGGGCGGCGTGCAGGTGCCGGTCAACGATCCGCTGCAGCTGGTGCCGGCGATGGCGGCCGCCACGGAGCATCTCGGGTTCGGCATCACCGCGAGCGTCTCGTTCGAGCATCCGTACCCGTTCGCCCGGCGGATGTCGACCCTCGACCACCTCACCAAGGGGCGCGTCGGCTGGAACATCGTGACCTCGTACCTCAACAGCGGCGCGCTCAACCTCGGCGTGAGCGGTCAGGAGGCGCACGACCGGCGCTACGACATCGCCGAAGAGTACCTCGAAGTGGCGTACAAGCTGTGGGAGAAGAGCTGGGACGAGGATGCGGTGGTCGCGGATGCGGCCACCGGGGTCTACGCCGACCCCGACCGCGTGCACCCCGTCGCGCACGAAGGCGAGTTCTTCCGCGTGCCCGGCATCCACCTCTCGGAGCCGAGCCCGCAGCGCACCCCGTTCCTCTACCAGGCGGGTGCGTCCTCACGCGGGATGGCTTTCGCCGCACGCCACGCCGAGAACATCTTCGTCGCCGCACCGAGCAGACGCGTGCTGGCCGGCCAGGTCGCCGCGCTGCGCGACGCCGTGACGGCGACCGGCCGCAACACCGACGACGTGACCGTGATCAACCAGCAGACGGTGATCGTCGCCGAGACCGATGCGCTGGCGCAGAAACGTCTCGACGAATACCTGGAGGTGGCATCCGGTGTCGGGGCGCTCACCCTGATGTCCGGCTGGACCGGCATCGACTTCTCGGCCATCGACCCGGATGCGGTGCTGCGCGACCAGGAGTCGAACGCCATCCAGTCGGTGGTCAAGGCGTTCACGGCAGCCGACCCCGACCGCGCCTGGACGATCCGCGAGATCGCCGAATACGCCCGCATCGGCGGAGACGGCCCGGTCATCGTCGGCTCACCCGAGACGGTCGCGGATGCGCTCGAAGACTGGGTGGACACGACCGGTGTCGGCGGGTTCAACCTGGCCGCCGCGGCGGTGCCCGAGACGTTCGAGGCGGTGGTGGATCTGCTCGTCCCCGAGCTGCAGAAACGCGGACGCTACCAGACCGAGTACACGCCGGGAACGCTTCGCAACAAGCTCGTGGGCCACGGCGACCGGGTCGACCGGTCGCATCCGGCCGCGACCGTCACCCTCCCCGGTTCGTGA